From Streptomyces sp. TLI_053, a single genomic window includes:
- a CDS encoding Txe/YoeB family addiction module toxin → MKITFAPQAWEDYLWWQAQDRKILKRINTLIADVARNGNEGIGKPEPLKHGFQGYWSRRINDEHRLIYKATEDAILVAQCRYHYDS, encoded by the coding sequence GTGAAGATCACCTTCGCCCCCCAGGCCTGGGAGGACTACCTCTGGTGGCAGGCACAGGACCGCAAGATCCTCAAGCGCATCAACACTCTCATCGCCGATGTCGCGCGCAACGGCAACGAGGGGATCGGGAAGCCCGAGCCGCTCAAACACGGCTTCCAGGGCTACTGGTCCCGCCGCATCAACGACGAGCACCGGCTCATCTACAAGGCCACCGAGGACGCGATCCTCGTCGCCCAGTGCCGTTACCACTACGACAGCTGA
- a CDS encoding type II toxin-antitoxin system Phd/YefM family antitoxin, whose amino-acid sequence MMQPLPIESIRDVRAHLAEVVERADRDDVPTVITRRGKEVAAVVSIEVLRKYQEWEEREINRIIDERMANPAPGVPIEDIMRETLARSE is encoded by the coding sequence ATGATGCAACCGCTGCCCATAGAGTCCATCCGCGACGTGCGTGCCCACCTCGCCGAGGTCGTGGAGCGCGCGGATCGCGACGACGTGCCCACGGTGATCACACGCCGAGGCAAGGAGGTCGCCGCCGTCGTTTCCATCGAGGTGCTGCGCAAGTACCAGGAATGGGAGGAGCGCGAGATCAACCGGATCATCGACGAGCGCATGGCCAACCCCGCACCCGGCGTCCCGATCGAGGACATCATGAGGGAAACGCTGGCGCGCAGTGAGTGA
- a CDS encoding M20/M25/M40 family metallo-hydrolase, producing MENVTGYGPSRRAVLGGAAAAGAGAVVMASGAAASAEPVGRRNPVDQAAVDAAAARLDGELVALRRALHANPQTTGAEAYASGEVARRLRAAGLEVTTGVGGATLPDGTVAPGYGVVAVLRGARPGRTVAYRADMDAVPGDGIMPPRPGRPAAHACGHDIHTAVGVGVALTLARLRQRLSGTVVFFFQPGEEGLVGARAMIAQGWLERTGVEEIHALHTGPYPVGGFAVTPGSGLPGQDWVNIALGGPDAAAAAARLAGAITALGTVPLPQDPAALEAMVRDVRTPDGPLARFLVTGARVAPAPDAEGRPVVEAKFRCWPPERDAEVREEIRRLALTYPGAVVTYPRDPFPALLCPADAANALARRLRCEFGAGAVTVNRTAFPFNGEDFALFLERVPGTYTFLGVRTPGAGIETSYPHYETFEPDERAIGVGVRAMAGWLADRARR from the coding sequence ATGGAGAACGTGACGGGTTACGGGCCGAGTCGGCGGGCGGTGCTCGGTGGGGCGGCGGCGGCCGGGGCCGGGGCCGTGGTGATGGCCTCCGGGGCGGCGGCCTCGGCGGAGCCGGTGGGGCGGCGGAACCCGGTCGACCAGGCGGCGGTGGACGCCGCGGCGGCACGGCTGGACGGTGAACTGGTCGCGCTGCGGCGGGCGCTGCACGCCAACCCGCAGACCACGGGCGCGGAGGCGTACGCCTCCGGGGAGGTCGCGCGGCGGCTGCGGGCGGCGGGGCTGGAGGTGACCACCGGCGTCGGCGGGGCCACCCTGCCGGACGGGACGGTGGCGCCCGGGTACGGCGTGGTCGCGGTGCTGCGCGGTGCGCGGCCGGGCCGGACGGTGGCCTACCGGGCGGACATGGACGCGGTGCCGGGCGACGGGATCATGCCGCCCAGGCCGGGGCGCCCGGCGGCGCACGCCTGCGGGCACGACATCCACACCGCGGTCGGGGTGGGTGTGGCGCTGACGCTGGCCCGGTTGCGGCAGCGGTTGAGCGGCACGGTGGTCTTCTTCTTCCAGCCGGGGGAGGAGGGCCTGGTGGGTGCCCGGGCGATGATCGCGCAGGGGTGGCTGGAGCGGACCGGGGTCGAGGAGATCCACGCGCTGCACACCGGCCCCTACCCGGTCGGCGGGTTCGCCGTGACGCCGGGCAGCGGGCTCCCGGGCCAGGACTGGGTGAACATCGCGCTCGGCGGGCCGGACGCGGCCGCGGCGGCGGCCCGGCTGGCGGGCGCGATCACCGCGCTCGGCACGGTGCCGCTGCCGCAGGACCCCGCGGCCCTGGAGGCCATGGTCCGGGACGTGCGGACGCCGGACGGACCGCTGGCCCGGTTCCTGGTGACCGGCGCGCGGGTGGCGCCGGCCCCGGACGCCGAGGGACGCCCGGTCGTCGAGGCGAAGTTCCGGTGCTGGCCGCCGGAGCGGGACGCCGAGGTGCGGGAGGAGATCCGCCGGCTGGCGCTGACGTACCCGGGGGCGGTGGTCACGTACCCGCGCGACCCGTTCCCGGCGCTGCTCTGCCCGGCGGACGCGGCGAACGCGCTGGCGCGGCGGCTGCGGTGCGAGTTCGGCGCCGGCGCGGTCACGGTGAACCGCACCGCGTTCCCGTTCAACGGGGAGGACTTCGCGCTGTTCCTGGAGCGGGTCCCGGGCACGTACACCTTCCTCGGGGTGCGCACCCCGGGGGCCGGGATCGAGACGAGCTACCCGCACTACGAGACCTTCGAGCCGGACGAGCGGGCGATCGGGGTCGGGGTGCGGGCGATGGCGGGCTGGCTGGCGGACCGCGCCCGCCGCTGA
- the ppgK gene encoding polyphosphate--glucose phosphotransferase, whose product MTAVFGVDIGGSGIKGAPVDLGRGVLAQERHKVLTPQPSAPEAVVAAVREVVRHFDHRGPVGLTFPGVVVDGHTRTAANVDKGWIGLDAAGLFREALDLPAVVLNDADAAGLAETAHGAGRGQEGVVLVLTFGTGIGSALFVDGTLVPNTELGHLELRGKDAERRASSAAKERHDLSWGQWAGRVDEYLDLVEMLFSPQLIVIGGGVSRKHEKFLPLLRERGARVVPAELRNDAGIVGAAMAAARAAG is encoded by the coding sequence ATGACGGCGGTATTCGGTGTGGACATCGGCGGATCGGGCATCAAGGGTGCCCCCGTCGACCTCGGCCGGGGTGTGCTCGCGCAGGAGCGGCACAAGGTCCTCACCCCGCAGCCCTCCGCGCCGGAGGCGGTGGTCGCCGCCGTCCGCGAGGTGGTCCGCCACTTCGACCACCGGGGGCCGGTGGGCCTGACCTTCCCCGGCGTGGTCGTCGACGGGCACACCAGGACCGCCGCCAATGTCGACAAGGGCTGGATCGGCCTGGACGCGGCAGGCCTGTTCCGGGAGGCACTCGACCTGCCCGCCGTCGTGCTCAACGACGCCGACGCGGCCGGCCTCGCCGAGACCGCCCACGGCGCCGGCCGGGGGCAGGAGGGCGTGGTGCTGGTGCTGACCTTCGGCACCGGCATCGGCAGCGCCCTGTTCGTGGACGGCACGCTGGTGCCCAACACCGAGCTGGGCCACCTGGAGCTGCGCGGCAAGGACGCCGAGCGGCGGGCCTCCTCGGCGGCCAAGGAGCGGCACGACCTGAGCTGGGGGCAGTGGGCGGGCCGGGTGGACGAGTACCTGGACCTGGTGGAGATGCTGTTCTCGCCGCAGCTGATCGTGATCGGCGGCGGGGTGAGCCGCAAGCACGAGAAGTTCCTGCCGCTGCTGCGCGAGCGCGGCGCCCGGGTGGTTCCGGCGGAGCTGCGCAACGACGCCGGCATCGTCGGCGCGGCCATGGCGGCGGCCCGGGCCGCGGGCTGA
- a CDS encoding DUF6542 domain-containing protein, giving the protein MSGPPVLRARMAGRLYGRRRSGRPTRLTAVGAGVAALAATITVAGLDRLVFGGLGLLFGLGYLLICFQLAVRVRYADLLAAPISGPIAFAAALLLFGPVTSSGVTAQVVALATNLATRAGWLFSGTGLAAAIVLARFVAQRRIHRAR; this is encoded by the coding sequence GTGTCCGGCCCGCCCGTGCTGCGGGCCCGGATGGCGGGGCGGCTGTACGGGCGGCGGCGCAGCGGACGGCCGACCCGGCTGACCGCGGTCGGCGCCGGGGTGGCCGCGCTGGCGGCGACGATCACGGTGGCCGGCCTGGACCGGCTGGTCTTCGGCGGGCTGGGGCTGCTGTTCGGGCTCGGCTATCTGCTGATCTGCTTCCAGCTGGCGGTCCGGGTCCGGTACGCCGACCTGCTGGCCGCGCCGATCAGCGGGCCGATCGCCTTCGCCGCGGCGCTGCTGCTGTTCGGCCCGGTCACCTCCTCCGGGGTGACGGCCCAGGTGGTGGCGCTGGCGACCAACCTGGCCACCCGGGCCGGCTGGCTGTTCTCCGGCACGGGGCTGGCCGCGGCGATCGTGCTGGCCCGGTTCGTGGCCCAGCGCCGGATCCACCGCGCGCGCTGA
- a CDS encoding HAD-IA family hydrolase — protein MPTTFTPRALLLDMDGTLVDSDAVVERCWSGWAREHGLDPAEVLRTAHGRQGHATMAVLLPDRPVELNLADNERMLAAERADTEGVVPVPGAAAFLAALAGRPHALVTSADAPLARVRMAAAGLELPRVLITAESVGASKPDPEGFLKGAAALGFAPGDCLAFEDSGAGIAAARAAGVPVVGVGPRAVGHHPAAHAATLESVTVAAGPDDTLTVTVA, from the coding sequence GTGCCCACGACCTTCACCCCCCGCGCCCTGCTGCTGGACATGGACGGCACCCTGGTCGACTCGGACGCCGTGGTCGAACGCTGCTGGAGCGGCTGGGCCCGGGAGCACGGCCTCGACCCGGCCGAGGTGCTGCGCACCGCCCACGGCCGCCAGGGCCACGCCACCATGGCCGTCCTGCTGCCCGACCGCCCGGTGGAGCTCAACCTCGCGGACAACGAGCGGATGCTCGCCGCCGAACGGGCCGACACCGAGGGCGTCGTCCCGGTCCCCGGTGCCGCCGCCTTCCTCGCCGCCCTGGCCGGCCGGCCGCACGCCCTGGTGACCTCCGCCGACGCCCCGCTCGCCCGGGTCCGGATGGCGGCCGCCGGCCTCGAACTGCCGCGGGTCCTGATCACCGCCGAGTCCGTGGGCGCCAGCAAGCCCGACCCCGAGGGCTTCCTCAAGGGCGCCGCCGCACTCGGCTTCGCCCCCGGCGACTGCCTCGCCTTCGAGGACTCCGGGGCCGGCATCGCGGCCGCCCGGGCCGCCGGCGTCCCGGTCGTCGGCGTCGGGCCCCGCGCGGTCGGCCACCACCCCGCGGCGCACGCCGCCACCCTGGAGTCCGTCACCGTCGCCGCGGGCCCGGACGACACCCTCACCGTCACCGTCGCCTGA
- a CDS encoding methyltransferase domain-containing protein: MTAPKNAVYTHGHQEPVLRSHRSRTVDNSAAYLRGHLRPGQVVLDIGCGPGTITADLAELVGPTGRVVAADASADVLAEAARYVAGRGLSNVVFEVADVHRLSYPDGEFDVVHAHQVLQHVADPVGALRELRRVTAEGGVVAVRDVDYASMTWYPEAPGLDRWLELYERIARHNGGEPDAGRRLLSWAREAGFTEITATSSTWTYATPEQRDWWGGMWAERITGSGIARAALAEGFADEAELARIAAAWREWAAAGDGWFAMLHGEVLARR; the protein is encoded by the coding sequence ATGACCGCACCGAAGAACGCCGTCTACACCCATGGCCACCAGGAGCCGGTGCTGCGCTCGCACCGCTCCCGGACGGTCGACAACTCCGCCGCCTACCTGCGCGGGCACCTGCGGCCCGGGCAGGTGGTGCTGGACATCGGCTGCGGACCGGGCACCATCACCGCCGACCTGGCCGAGCTGGTCGGCCCGACCGGCCGGGTGGTGGCCGCGGACGCCTCCGCCGACGTGCTGGCGGAGGCCGCCCGGTACGTGGCCGGCCGCGGTCTGTCCAACGTCGTGTTCGAGGTCGCCGACGTGCACCGGCTGTCGTACCCGGACGGGGAGTTCGACGTGGTGCACGCCCATCAGGTGCTGCAGCACGTGGCCGACCCGGTGGGGGCGCTGCGCGAGCTGCGCCGGGTCACCGCGGAGGGAGGCGTGGTCGCGGTCCGGGACGTCGACTACGCCAGCATGACCTGGTACCCGGAGGCGCCCGGGCTGGACCGCTGGCTGGAGCTGTACGAGCGGATCGCCCGGCACAACGGCGGCGAGCCGGACGCCGGGCGGCGGCTGCTGTCCTGGGCCCGGGAGGCCGGATTCACCGAGATCACCGCGACGTCGAGCACCTGGACGTACGCGACGCCCGAGCAGCGCGACTGGTGGGGCGGGATGTGGGCCGAGCGCATCACGGGCTCCGGCATCGCCCGGGCGGCGCTGGCCGAGGGCTTCGCGGACGAGGCCGAACTGGCCCGGATCGCGGCCGCCTGGCGGGAGTGGGCGGCGGCCGGGGACGGGTGGTTCGCGATGCTGCACGGGGAGGTGCTGGCCCGGCGCTGA
- the ychF gene encoding redox-regulated ATPase YchF has translation MSLTIGIVGLPNVGKSTLFNALTKNDVLAANYPFATIEPNVGVVGVPDARLNKLAEIFGSQRILPATVDFVDIAGIVRGASVGEGLGNKFLANIRESDAICQVIRAFVDPDVVHVDGKVSPKDDIETINTELILADLQSIEKVLPRLQKEARLKKESAATLAAAEAAQKILETGKTLFEAGFDASSVRELHLLTTKPFLYVFNVDEDELVDEEFKEAQRALVAPAEAIFLNAKIESELIGMDEDEALELLQSMGQEETGMATLGRVGYETLGLQSYLTAGPKETRAWTIKKGATAPEAAGVIHTDFQKGFIKAEIISFDDLVACGSIAEARSKGKARIEGKEYVMQDGDVVEFRFNV, from the coding sequence ATGTCGCTCACGATCGGAATCGTCGGCCTGCCGAACGTCGGCAAGTCGACCCTGTTCAACGCCCTGACCAAGAACGACGTGCTGGCGGCCAACTACCCGTTCGCCACCATCGAGCCCAATGTCGGCGTCGTCGGCGTCCCGGACGCCCGGCTGAACAAGCTCGCCGAGATCTTCGGCTCGCAGCGCATCCTCCCGGCGACCGTGGACTTCGTGGACATCGCCGGCATCGTGCGCGGCGCCTCGGTCGGTGAGGGTCTGGGCAACAAGTTCCTGGCGAACATCCGTGAGTCGGACGCGATCTGCCAGGTCATCCGCGCCTTCGTCGACCCCGATGTGGTGCACGTCGACGGCAAGGTCTCGCCGAAGGACGACATCGAGACCATCAACACCGAGCTGATCCTCGCCGACCTCCAGTCGATCGAGAAGGTGCTGCCGCGGCTCCAGAAGGAGGCCCGCCTCAAGAAGGAGTCGGCCGCCACGCTGGCCGCCGCCGAGGCCGCCCAGAAGATCCTGGAGACCGGCAAGACCCTCTTCGAGGCGGGCTTCGACGCCTCCTCGGTGCGCGAGCTGCACCTGCTCACCACCAAGCCCTTCCTCTACGTGTTCAACGTCGACGAGGACGAGCTGGTCGACGAGGAGTTCAAGGAGGCCCAGCGCGCCCTGGTCGCCCCCGCCGAGGCGATCTTCCTGAACGCCAAGATCGAGTCCGAGCTGATCGGCATGGACGAGGACGAGGCGCTGGAGCTCCTCCAGTCCATGGGCCAGGAGGAGACCGGCATGGCCACTCTCGGCCGGGTCGGCTACGAGACCCTCGGCCTGCAGAGCTACCTCACCGCGGGCCCCAAGGAGACCAGGGCCTGGACCATCAAGAAGGGCGCGACCGCCCCCGAGGCCGCCGGTGTGATCCACACCGACTTCCAGAAGGGCTTCATCAAGGCGGAGATCATCTCCTTCGACGACCTGGTCGCCTGCGGCTCCATCGCCGAGGCCCGCAGCAAGGGCAAGGCCCGCATCGAGGGCAAGGAGTACGTCATGCAGGACGGCGACGTCGTGGAGTTCCGCTTCAACGTGTGA
- a CDS encoding type II toxin-antitoxin system prevent-host-death family antitoxin yields MKTMTYSESRARYAEVLNAVVDDREEIVITRAGREPVVIVSLEDYQSLKETAYLLRSPANARRLLAAIDELENGGGTVRELADPE; encoded by the coding sequence ATGAAGACGATGACCTACTCGGAGTCCCGCGCCCGCTACGCCGAGGTGCTCAACGCGGTGGTCGACGACCGCGAGGAGATAGTGATCACCCGCGCCGGCCGCGAGCCCGTCGTCATCGTCTCCCTGGAGGACTACCAGTCCCTCAAGGAGACCGCCTACCTGCTGCGCAGCCCCGCCAATGCGCGCCGCCTGCTGGCCGCCATCGACGAGCTGGAGAACGGCGGCGGGACGGTGCGCGAGCTGGCGGACCCGGAGTGA
- a CDS encoding VOC family protein has product MTSGFAFERLHHVQLDIPAGAEDECRAFWHGVLGMTELAKPPVLAARGGCWFRGGGVEVHLGVVPDFRPSRKGHPGFQIGDLDALAERLAAHGHEVVWDDNLPGHRRFHSSDRLGNRLEFLEPSPAAADA; this is encoded by the coding sequence ATGACCAGCGGATTCGCCTTCGAACGGCTCCACCACGTCCAGCTCGACATCCCGGCGGGGGCCGAGGACGAGTGCCGCGCCTTCTGGCACGGGGTGCTCGGCATGACGGAGCTGGCGAAGCCCCCGGTGCTGGCCGCGCGCGGCGGCTGCTGGTTCCGCGGCGGCGGGGTGGAGGTGCACCTCGGGGTGGTGCCGGACTTCCGGCCGTCCCGCAAGGGGCACCCGGGTTTCCAGATCGGCGACCTGGACGCCCTCGCCGAGCGGCTGGCCGCCCACGGCCACGAGGTGGTCTGGGACGACAACCTGCCCGGGCACCGCAGGTTCCACTCCAGCGACCGGCTCGGCAACCGCCTGGAGTTCCTGGAGCCCTCGCCGGCGGCGGCGGACGCCTGA
- a CDS encoding DUF4190 domain-containing protein → MSKPESDAAVVPAPTPTPEPGPVAAPEPAFAAEPVAAPAPAAEPAPEPAAEPAPEPAPWTAPAPAAPPVAPTPADAPVPAVGPVPPSAADPWAAPADVPPPVPGPPVPGPAAPQPTGWAAVTPAAQSGFQPGFPYPAAPTRTNGFAIASLVTALFCLWPLALVFAVVALVQIPRRNEKGRGLAVSGLVVGVLSLIVSLIAFIGLAAIGFDEERYGDARHGPKGSVSVNDLQVGDCFDQPPLSGDPGSTGVYWVRVVPCTAPHHAEVAGTVVLPTGRDDQYPSGAEMGRNAEKLCGPVRDDYAFDSWLVPEGVDGYYYYPSVRGWMTGDRRVTCTFQDERQAHSGSVRTDRTKLTQAQRTYLDAVLGYNKALYAEPEQEVAEAPADYHQWVKAMAAACRKEVAELSATGIDWPEGARSKLIELGAVTLDAANAWDAAARAADPAELEREVGKAHAFSVKSGRLAVDIRRALGLSTGERAADIRV, encoded by the coding sequence GTGTCCAAGCCCGAGTCCGACGCTGCCGTCGTCCCGGCGCCCACGCCCACGCCCGAGCCGGGGCCGGTCGCCGCGCCGGAGCCGGCCTTCGCGGCCGAGCCTGTCGCCGCGCCCGCCCCCGCGGCCGAGCCCGCGCCCGAGCCCGCAGCCGAGCCCGCGCCCGAGCCCGCCCCCTGGACGGCCCCCGCCCCGGCGGCTCCGCCCGTCGCTCCCACTCCGGCCGACGCCCCCGTCCCCGCCGTCGGCCCGGTGCCGCCGTCCGCCGCCGACCCCTGGGCGGCCCCCGCCGACGTGCCGCCGCCCGTCCCCGGCCCGCCCGTCCCCGGCCCGGCCGCGCCGCAGCCGACCGGCTGGGCCGCCGTCACCCCCGCCGCCCAGAGCGGCTTCCAGCCCGGTTTCCCCTACCCGGCCGCCCCCACCCGCACCAACGGCTTCGCGATCGCCTCGCTGGTCACCGCCCTGTTCTGCCTGTGGCCGCTGGCGCTGGTCTTCGCGGTGGTCGCGCTGGTCCAGATCCCCCGGCGCAACGAGAAGGGCCGCGGCCTCGCGGTCTCCGGCCTGGTCGTCGGCGTCCTGTCGCTGATCGTCTCCCTGATCGCGTTCATCGGGCTGGCCGCGATCGGCTTCGACGAGGAGCGGTACGGCGACGCCCGGCACGGGCCGAAGGGCTCGGTGTCCGTCAACGACCTCCAGGTCGGCGACTGCTTCGACCAGCCGCCGCTGAGCGGGGACCCCGGGTCCACCGGCGTCTACTGGGTCCGGGTGGTGCCCTGCACCGCGCCGCACCACGCCGAGGTCGCGGGCACCGTCGTCCTTCCGACGGGCCGGGACGACCAGTACCCCAGCGGTGCCGAGATGGGCCGGAACGCCGAGAAGCTCTGCGGCCCGGTGCGCGACGACTACGCGTTCGACTCCTGGCTGGTCCCCGAGGGGGTGGACGGGTACTACTACTACCCGAGCGTCCGCGGCTGGATGACCGGCGACCGCCGGGTGACCTGCACCTTCCAGGACGAGCGGCAGGCGCACAGCGGCAGCGTCCGCACCGACCGGACCAAGCTCACCCAGGCCCAGCGCACCTACCTGGACGCGGTGCTCGGTTACAACAAGGCCCTGTACGCCGAGCCGGAGCAGGAGGTCGCCGAGGCGCCGGCCGACTACCACCAGTGGGTGAAGGCGATGGCCGCGGCCTGCCGCAAGGAGGTCGCCGAGCTGTCCGCCACCGGGATCGACTGGCCGGAGGGCGCCAGGAGCAAGCTGATCGAGCTGGGCGCGGTCACGCTGGACGCCGCCAACGCCTGGGACGCCGCGGCCAGGGCCGCGGACCCCGCCGAGCTGGAGCGCGAGGTGGGCAAGGCGCACGCGTTCTCCGTCAAGAGCGGCAGGCTGGCCGTGGACATCCGGCGCGCGCTGGGGCTGTCGACCGGCGAACGGGCCGCGGACATCCGGGTCTGA
- a CDS encoding type II toxin-antitoxin system RelE/ParE family toxin encodes MSEYRTVFRPEAQAELRKIPRDMALRILARLTGLEADPLGFTTTALVSQPERRRLRVGDYRVVYTIDNGELVVWVVHVGHRSTVHDT; translated from the coding sequence GTGAGTGAGTACCGGACCGTCTTCCGCCCCGAGGCGCAGGCCGAACTCCGGAAGATCCCTCGCGACATGGCTCTGCGCATCCTGGCCAGGCTGACCGGGCTGGAGGCCGACCCCCTCGGCTTCACCACCACCGCGCTCGTCTCCCAGCCCGAGCGCCGCCGCCTGCGCGTCGGCGACTACCGCGTCGTCTACACGATCGACAACGGAGAGCTGGTGGTCTGGGTCGTTCACGTGGGACACCGGTCCACTGTCCACGACACCTGA
- a CDS encoding NUDIX domain-containing protein: MDKAMDPAGENRIVVGGALIHRGRVLAARRSRPAEVAGRWEFPGGKAEPGETETEALERELLEELGVRARALTRLPGAWLVRPGLELRLWAAELLSGEPLPLQEHDELRWLGAAELGEVDWLEHDREVLPEVARLLATS; this comes from the coding sequence ATGGACAAGGCCATGGACCCCGCGGGGGAGAACCGGATCGTCGTCGGCGGCGCGCTGATCCACCGGGGGCGGGTGCTCGCCGCGCGGCGCAGCAGGCCCGCCGAGGTGGCGGGGCGCTGGGAGTTCCCGGGGGGCAAGGCCGAACCCGGTGAGACCGAGACCGAGGCGCTGGAGCGCGAGCTGCTGGAGGAGCTGGGCGTCCGGGCCCGGGCGCTGACCCGGCTGCCCGGCGCGTGGCTGGTGCGGCCCGGTCTCGAGCTGCGGCTCTGGGCGGCCGAACTGCTCTCCGGCGAGCCGCTCCCGCTCCAGGAGCACGACGAGCTGCGCTGGCTCGGTGCCGCCGAGCTGGGCGAGGTCGACTGGCTGGAGCACGACCGCGAGGTCCTGCCGGAGGTCGCCCGTCTCCTCGCCACCTCCTGA